CTAAACTTTAGAGATTTTATTCATAAATTCCTTTTTAATGCCCCTAATTATTTAGGGGCTTTTTTTATCTAATTGGACAAGAAATAATAAAATAGCTAACAAATTTAATATTTCTTCATTTTAAATTATTTTTTATCCTATTAATTTAACTCTAAATTCTCAAGAATATATTTTATCAACTAAAAAAATAGTTAATAATCAAAATTTTTAACGCTCTACAATATTTATTTCTATAGATTTATTTACTGATTTAAAAAACGTTAAATTTAGTGGCTAAATTAACTAAATTAGTTTAAAGAGATCACTGTGAATAATAGGTATAAGAGTTTCCTTTATTCAGACTGAATTTGACATTCTTATTCTAAATAGGAAACTCTTACTTTTGAGGTAATTTGCTGGATCAAATTTAATCTTAGACAAATTAAATTAATCTAACTTTATTGAGTTAGATTAATTGCAGGTTAGTTTTCGTTAGCGTTGAAATTTATTCATTAATTATGGCAAGTTTGGCACGCTGCTTGGAACATCCATACTAATTTTTCTTGTTCTTTAATATAGTCACTCATTTGTGATGCAGTACCTTCATCATTAGCGTTATTTGCAAAAGCAAGAATTTCACGTTGTTGATCTAGTAATGTTTTTAGACCTTGTAATGTGCCTGATAAACATTCTTGTGCCTCACTTACTGCAATATCTTCTTTAATTCGAGATATTTTTAAGTATTGGCTGTAAGCATTATTTGGTGTGTAACCTAAAGTTAAAATACGTTCAGCCACCTCATCTACTCTAGCAACTAAATTAGTATAAATTTCTTCAAATTTTGCGTGTAATGCAAAGAAGTTTACGCCTTTAATGTTCCAGTGGTAGCCCCGCACATTAGTATAGAAAACTTGGTAGGTTGCAAGTAATTCGTTAAGTTTATCGGCTAATTCTGCTGATTGAACTTTATCTAGTCCGATTGATGTTTTTGACATAATAATTTCCTTTTTCTAGTTGAATAATTGAGCTAATGCCCTCCCTTTGATATGGGTATTATACCTTTCTATAATTTGAAGTGAAATTGTTCTATTCAATATAATTGATAGCCTTAGTCTTATTTGTTAAGAAATTGTAATAAATAGAAGCTATCAAATAAGTGATCAAGATCACAATTTTAATGAATATTTAATCAAACTATCGCAGCTAACAATAAATTTTGATTTAATAAGTACAGTTATAATTTTTAATATTTTTTCTAAGGATATGTTATGCAAGAACTTATTAAGCGCACCTTGCCACAAGATGATGCACTTAATCAAGCTATTGTGAATGAACTTCGTTCACAAAATTGGGCTGGTTTTTTAAATTATTCCCAAGTGCAGCAGCTTTGTCATAATTTTGAACTTACCCCACTAAAATTGGCTATGCACTTGTTGCCACTTGCTGCAAGTTATAGTCATACTGCTATTTCTCATTTTAATGTGGGGGCAATTGCTATTGGCGAACAAGGGGATTTTTATTTCGGCGCGAATCAAGAATTTGCTAATTCAGCCATTCAGCAAACGATTCACGCGGAACAAAGTGCAATTTCTCACGCTTGGTTGCGTAATGAACGCCGTATTTCAGATATGGTGGTCAATTACACGCCGTGCGGACATTGTCGTCAATTTATGAATGAATTGCACGGTGCTGAAAAAATTTCAATTCATTTGCCGCATAGCCAAAATAATCCATTACATTCTTATTTACCGGATGCGTTTGGGCCAAAAGATCTCGATATTGCAGCACATCTTTTGGCGGAAGAAAATCATGATTTAGTTGCTGATCATCAAGATGATTTGGTTAATCAAGCTATTTTAGCGGCAAATCAATCTCATTGTCCTTATTCAAATAGTCCGCACGGCATTGCGATTTTATTTAAAAATGGTGATGTGGTGACAGGACGTTATGCAGAAAACGCCGCATTTAATCCGAGTTTGCCAGCGTTGCAAACCGCACTTAATTTTGCGTATTTAAATGATAAAAAATTGAGTGATATTGAGCGAATTGTGATGGCTGAAAAAGCATTAAAATTGAGCCATAAAACGATGGCTGAAACCTTATTATCCACATTAACTTCAGTAGAATTAGAGTATTATTCTTTGTAAATATGAAACGCGAGTAAAATAAAAAGGAAATAATTTCCTTTTTTATTTATTTGCTAAAATTACCGCTCTTTTCGGTGCTTGATAGCCTTCAATGGTTTTACTGTGATCATTTGAATCTAAAAAATCAATCAGGCTTTCATTTTCCAACCAATCAGTTTTACGCTGTTCTTCTAATGTAGTTGTCGCTACATCCACACAACGTACGTTGGTAAAGCCAACTTTTTCTAGCCAGTTAATTAGTGCGGCGACAGAGGGGATAAAATAAACATTTTTCATTTTCGCATAGCGATCTGCTGGTATGAGCACAGTATTTACATCGCCATCCACCACTAATGTTTCTAATACCAATTCACCACCTTTTACCAATTGATTTTTCAATTGGCTTAAATGATCTAATGGGGATTTACGATGATAGAGTACGCCCATTGAAAATACAGTGTCAAATGCCGCTAATGGTTGCATTTGCTCAATACCAAGTGGGATAAGATTTGCTCGACGATCATTATTAAGCAGTTTGCGTACAGCTTCAAATTGGCAAAGGAAAAGCTCGGTAGGATCAATCCCTACCACCATTTTTGCGCCTTCACCTACCATTCTCCACATATGATAACCGCTGCCACAGCCCACATCTAAAATAGTGCGACCTTGCAGTGGAGCTAAATGAGGAAGAACACGATCCCATTTAAAATCTGAACGCCATTCACAATCTACATGAATGCCGAAAAGATGATAAGGTCCTTTTCGCCACGGCATTAATTGTTTTAAATGATGGATAATTCGTTGTTTTTCACCTTCTGAAAGGGGAAAAGTGCGGTCAGATTTCACCGCACTTTTTAGATCGATTTCATCAGCATGTAAATCTGGTAGAAAATCAACAATTTTGCTCCATTTCGCATAATCGCCATGAGTTTGAGTTTCCCATTCTTTCAATTGGAGTGGTAAGGTTTCTAACCAGTCCGATAAATTTGTAGTAGCAATTTGTTGATAAAAAGGGCGAAAGTCGATCATTTTGCTTCCTTATAAGCCTTTTCTGCTTTATCAAAGGTATTAAGAATATCTTGTTCTGGTTTATTGGAAAGTAATGAAATAACAATAATTGCAAGGCTGGCGAAAGCAAAGCCTGGGATCATTTCATATACTTTAAACCAATCAGTATCAGCTGGAACAACTTCTTTCCAAGCAAATACTGTCACTGCGCCTACAAGCATACCGGCCATTGCGCCCGATGATGTCATTCGTTTCCAGAAAAGAGAGAAAAGTACCACAGGGCCAAACGCACTACCAAAACCAGCCCAAGCAAATTCTACAAGTTTTAATACTTTGCTGTTTTCATCTTGTGCGATCCAGATAGCAAGTGCGGCAATAACTAACACCATTATTCTGCCAAGCCATACGAGCTCTTTTTCTGAAGCCTTAGGGCGAATAAAACCTTTGTAGAAATCTTCTGTGATTGAGCTTGAAGAAATTAATAATTGAGCACTTAATGTACTCATTACAGCGGCTAAAATAGCGGAAAGTAATATGCCCGCGATCCAAGGATTAAATAAAAGTTTAGCTAATTCAATAAATACTTGCTCTGGTTCATTATTGACTGTGCCTGCAATAGCTGGATTGGCAAAGAAATACGGAATAGCGAATAAGCCAATGCCAATTGCGCCTGCTAAGCAAAGCACCATCCAACCCATACTAATACGGCGTGCTTTGATAAGTGATTTGACAGAATCCGCAGCCATAAAGCGTGCTAAAATATGCGGTTGCCCGAAATAGCCTAATCCCCAAGCCGCAAGACTTAATAAACCAAGTGGTGTGGTAGAAGTAAATAAATCCGTGAAATCTTTATTTACGGCAGCCTCAGCTTGTTCTAGTACTGCGGAAAATTGAGCGGTATCGGCGAAACTCAATAACACAAAAACAGGGGTTAAAATTAATGCAAAAATCATTAATGTGGCTTGAATGGTATCTGTCCAGCTTACCGCAAGGAAACCTCCGATGAACGTGTAAGCAATGGTTGCCGCTGCGCCGTACCAAAGTGCGGTGGAATATTCCACAGAAAATATATTTTGGAATAATTTTGCGCCAGCCACGACACCAGA
The nucleotide sequence above comes from Haemophilus influenzae. Encoded proteins:
- a CDS encoding Dps family protein, which codes for MSKTSIGLDKVQSAELADKLNELLATYQVFYTNVRGYHWNIKGVNFFALHAKFEEIYTNLVARVDEVAERILTLGYTPNNAYSQYLKISRIKEDIAVSEAQECLSGTLQGLKTLLDQQREILAFANNANDEGTASQMSDYIKEQEKLVWMFQAACQTCHN
- the cdd gene encoding cytidine deaminase produces the protein MQELIKRTLPQDDALNQAIVNELRSQNWAGFLNYSQVQQLCHNFELTPLKLAMHLLPLAASYSHTAISHFNVGAIAIGEQGDFYFGANQEFANSAIQQTIHAEQSAISHAWLRNERRISDMVVNYTPCGHCRQFMNELHGAEKISIHLPHSQNNPLHSYLPDAFGPKDLDIAAHLLAEENHDLVADHQDDLVNQAILAANQSHCPYSNSPHGIAILFKNGDVVTGRYAENAAFNPSLPALQTALNFAYLNDKKLSDIERIVMAEKALKLSHKTMAETLLSTLTSVELEYYSL
- the cmoB gene encoding tRNA 5-methoxyuridine(34)/uridine 5-oxyacetic acid(34) synthase CmoB; this encodes MIDFRPFYQQIATTNLSDWLETLPLQLKEWETQTHGDYAKWSKIVDFLPDLHADEIDLKSAVKSDRTFPLSEGEKQRIIHHLKQLMPWRKGPYHLFGIHVDCEWRSDFKWDRVLPHLAPLQGRTILDVGCGSGYHMWRMVGEGAKMVVGIDPTELFLCQFEAVRKLLNNDRRANLIPLGIEQMQPLAAFDTVFSMGVLYHRKSPLDHLSQLKNQLVKGGELVLETLVVDGDVNTVLIPADRYAKMKNVYFIPSVAALINWLEKVGFTNVRCVDVATTTLEEQRKTDWLENESLIDFLDSNDHSKTIEGYQAPKRAVILANK
- the putP gene encoding sodium/proline symporter PutP — its product is MFGFDPSLITFTIYIFGMLLIGVLAYYYTNNLSDYILGGRRLGSFVTAMSAGASDMSGWLLMGLPGAVYLSGLVEGWIAIGLTIGAYFNWLLVAGRLRVYTELNNNALTLPEYFHNRFGSSHKLLKLVSATIILVFFTIYCASGVVAGAKLFQNIFSVEYSTALWYGAAATIAYTFIGGFLAVSWTDTIQATLMIFALILTPVFVLLSFADTAQFSAVLEQAEAAVNKDFTDLFTSTTPLGLLSLAAWGLGYFGQPHILARFMAADSVKSLIKARRISMGWMVLCLAGAIGIGLFAIPYFFANPAIAGTVNNEPEQVFIELAKLLFNPWIAGILLSAILAAVMSTLSAQLLISSSSITEDFYKGFIRPKASEKELVWLGRIMVLVIAALAIWIAQDENSKVLKLVEFAWAGFGSAFGPVVLFSLFWKRMTSSGAMAGMLVGAVTVFAWKEVVPADTDWFKVYEMIPGFAFASLAIIVISLLSNKPEQDILNTFDKAEKAYKEAK